Part of the Limibacter armeniacum genome is shown below.
TATAACTATTGTTACGATTGGAACATTTTAGCTTTTGTAAAGCAATGACATGTAATATTTGCATTTCAAAAATTGTAACATTATACACATTTAAAGATGTTAAATAACTCACTCCTATTAAATATATATTTGAATAATAACTCCTATATCAATATAGTTATACAAATATATATTACTTATTGATATAGATTGAATAAGTATTTTTTTGTACATATTATACATTCATCGTTTTCAACCAAATTTTTTATTATGTCTATAGCAAGACAATATAATCGACTTAAAAGAATTGATTATCTAATTCAAAAGAAAGCTACCGGCACTCCTCATGAGTTAGCTTTAAAGCTAAATATCTCGGAAAGAACCGTGCGACTTATCATTTCTGAAATGAAGAGTTATGGTGCAGAAATATATTACTCTAAAATTCATAGGAGTTATATATATAAGTATGATGGAGAGTTTATTTTAAAGTTTAACATTTTTTAATTTAATGGAAATTATATTACCGCTTCCTTTAATATGTTTGCATTATTAATCTAAATTTTTTTTAATATTTAATTATAATAACCTATGAAGTATTCAATTTTTTTCTCCCTTCTATTATTTTTTATATCATCATGTAATGATAATTCTGAAACCCTAAAGCCCGCAGATTTACAATCTTATGAAAGTTTTGTAGATACACATCAGTTTTCAAAATTTGCTAGTTATGAACAAATATGTTCCGTCTGGGGAGATTTTGCTAGCTATCAAAAATTCTATGATAGTCGTAACTCACTTCGTTCTAATAATATGTCAGGTTCAAATGAAAGAAGTGTATTTAGAGGCTACAGAGTTGGGTTAACCCAATTTGGTGGTGGTATAAATCAATTTATATCTGTTGAGCCAACTCTCTATATATTAGATGCTGCTTGGGAATATGGATTAGACCTTCCCTATTCTGATAGAGCTGGTGCTAGTAGCTCTTGTGCTTGCAAATTAACTAGTGGTACAGTTGATCAGTCTGAACAGTCTTATTTAAATGCAGAACAAATTGAACAAGGATATGTACTAATTTGTGTTGCAAAACCTACAAGTGATTGTAACTTAACAACACATATGGAAGAATTTTTATATTAATACTATATATAATAAAACACATTATTTTATCAAATAATGTGTTTTAAATACTTTTATTATGAGGATTATATTTATAATAATTACATTAATATGTATATCAAGTTGCGGTTCAAAAGTAAGTGGTGATAAGATAACATATTTGTCAAATGAAAATTACTTATATCTTGATGAGGATTACAATCCAGTAAATTTAAATAGCCAAATAATTGATTCTATTGCAAGAGGAGCTAAAGTTTTCAATAATCCATTAAAAACAAAACAAGAAATAGTTTCATTACTTATTTATGATAAAAATAATTATGCTGTAGGTCCTTCAAATTTAGAATTATATAGATTAAATGTTGGATGGCCTATAATTGGACAATATTTTATGGAAGATAGTGCTACTGTAAAAAATTGGGGAAAAGAATTAAACCTTAAATATCCTTCTGATTTACTGAGTTATTTCAATGATAGTACAATTAACAGTGTCTTTAAAAAAGAAAAAGAATTAAAACTAAGGGAGAAATGCTATTTATTATCAAAAGACTCTACAGTTTTCAATTTAGGTATTGAAGAATTAACATATTTTTCTTTCAAATTAGGTAGATCACACAATCATACTCATTGAGTATGACTTGTTATTTTTAATCATTAGTCTACTTTTTGTAAAATCCTTATCTATTATTTATAGATAAATGACAAAAATTTAGGAGATATTAGATATTCACTATTCATAATAGTTAGAATATTTTCACACACTAGATATTCTCTATACAGACGCCTAGATAATATAAAAGACTTCATACATAGCTTTGACCTCATTCAACACAGTAATCCGTTCAGTTATATCCTTTTCAGACCGGTATACCCCAAAGAACTTTTGAGAATTGTATTGTATAGGTCCAGTATCCAAAACCCATACAATAATCATTATGGTGAAGACTTTTCAGTACTCCAGAAACTCATCCAGCCCTTCTTCCTTAAAAGGTGCAGGTTTTTCTAAAGAGCAACGAAAAGGTTTAGCAGCCCTTGCACCAAGAAACTTGTATATTTTCCCTTTGGCATAAGATGACACTCTGATTCATACTGTATTTCTTCGTGCCCCACGAAACCATACCAACTATCTGGCATAGCTCCTGAGGACTTTATGGCTATTGGTTTAATTGCGCTACTACCTATATAAGTAGTAGCGCAATTATAAGCCTTGCTCAATTAAGTTCAAAGATTAAATTATAATTAATCTTAATAAAGATAGCAAATAACGAGCATACAGAAAAAAGACTCACCTATACTTAGGATATGTAGCTGCCCAACATGAAAAAAATCAAAGTAATTGTTGTGCAACTAAATACAGTTGCATAACTTAAAGCAAGTAACCATCTAAGCACCTATAACAATGAAACATTTCAAGTACAAAGGCTATACAGGTACCATAGAATACTGCACAGAAAACAAGCAACTGGAAGGAAAAGTGCTTGGCAACCATGCCCTACTCACCTATAGGGGCAGTACTGGAGAGGAACTGGAGCAAAACTTTATCAAGACTGTAGACAGTTATCTAGATGCTTGCAAGAAGCAGGGCATAGAACCTGACAAGCCATACAAGGGGAGTTTCAATGTACGCATTTCTCCAGACTTGCACCGCAGGGCGGCTCAGTTGGCAATAGATCATGACCAGTCACTGAACACTTTTGTGGAGGAGGCCATTGAGCGGCATGTGTCCATAGAGGACTTTGGCCAGGCAATCAAGCTGACGCGTGGAAGGTTTGGAGATGATCTTTCCAACTGCCTGAATAAGATGAGCCAGGAGCAGCGGGTACTGCTGGTGGCCAATGAGGAGCAGCCCTTTGCTGTAATTCCTCTGCCGGGTGGAAATTCCCTGAGTGAGACGATTTACCTGCTGTCCTCTAGAGCCAATGAGGAAAGGCTGCGGGAGTCAATCAGGCAACTGAAGCGAGGGGAAGGAATAGAAATGGATATGGAAATTTTTATGCGAGAGGGAAAGTTGGTTCCCAAAAAACATGTGAAAAGTAAGGAGTAATACTTGATGGGGTATAGCAAAGCTTATTTAGGATAACCACTCTTATCTTATGAACACCTAACCTATTCGGAGGGTGGGCTTCGCATCCAAAACCTCCGAACAGGCTACAATATTAGCCACTAGTGCCGGAAAAGCGAAAGGCTGGAGGCGAAAGCGGACAGCAGACCTAGCCGGTCACACCGAAGTGGGTTTTAGCGCGATGGCCGGCTGCTGAACGCCGCCGGAAGTCTGAAGTGAGCGGGTTGATAGTTGAATAGGTCTATTAGTTAGTTACAATCTGCAAAACAAGAAATCCCCACCGGCTTTGACTTTCACTAGTGTAGATTTTTCACATTCTAAGAAATGAGAAAAGTCTTGTAACTTGACTTTCTGTTATATAGACTTCGATCTTAATGAAACAGTGAGCAATGGATATGGCTTGTCAAATTTGGAAGTCTTTTCTACACACTGTTCACCAACTGTAAGATCCATGGCATCGATCCTTACGAATAGCTCAGGGATATACTGGAGAGAATTACTTCACATCCAATCAATCGGATAGAAGAGCTGCTACCTCA
Proteins encoded:
- a CDS encoding 2Fe-2S iron-sulfur cluster-binding protein; its protein translation is MKYSIFFSLLLFFISSCNDNSETLKPADLQSYESFVDTHQFSKFASYEQICSVWGDFASYQKFYDSRNSLRSNNMSGSNERSVFRGYRVGLTQFGGGINQFISVEPTLYILDAAWEYGLDLPYSDRAGASSSCACKLTSGTVDQSEQSYLNAEQIEQGYVLICVAKPTSDCNLTTHMEEFLY
- a CDS encoding toxin-antitoxin system HicB family antitoxin; the protein is MKHFKYKGYTGTIEYCTENKQLEGKVLGNHALLTYRGSTGEELEQNFIKTVDSYLDACKKQGIEPDKPYKGSFNVRISPDLHRRAAQLAIDHDQSLNTFVEEAIERHVSIEDFGQAIKLTRGRFGDDLSNCLNKMSQEQRVLLVANEEQPFAVIPLPGGNSLSETIYLLSSRANEERLRESIRQLKRGEGIEMDMEIFMREGKLVPKKHVKSKE